The proteins below come from a single Zea mays cultivar B73 chromosome 8, Zm-B73-REFERENCE-NAM-5.0, whole genome shotgun sequence genomic window:
- the LOC100276245 gene encoding putative class III secretory plant peroxidase family protein precursor has product MKLSVAVLCALLAVQAAVLLATVPTSQASELEVGYYSKKCKGVENVVKWHVIKALKASRRTGAALVRLLFHDCFVRGCDGSVLLDASYDNPHPEKEAPVNIGLAAFDLLEEIKAAVEKRCPGVVSCSDILIYAARDAASVLSNGHVHFAVPAGRLDGFVSKAEEAQAELPDSNQDVQQLIDNFARKNFTVEELVILTGAHSIGQGHCSSFTGRLSEPSQQITPAYRDLLNYKCSQGSNPPVDNNVRDEDYDVVARFMPGFTSRVRKIPDFLDNSFYHNNLAKIVTFHSDWTLLTHKEAFGHVVEYAENATLWDEDFSDSLLKLSKLPMPKGSKGEIRKKCSVVNHRLY; this is encoded by the exons ATGAAGCTCTCGGTGGCAGtcctctgcgcgcttctggctgtCCAGGCGGCGGTGCTCCTCGCCACCGTGCCGACGTCGCAGGCCAGCGAGCTGGAGGTCGGGTACTACAGCAAGAAATGCAAGGGCGTGGAGAACGTGGTGAAGTGGCACGTGATCAAGGCGCTCAAGGCCAGCCGCCGCACCGGCGCCGCTCTCGTCCGCCTTCTCTTCCATGACTGCTTCGTCAGG GGATGCGATGGTTCTGTCCTCCTGGACGCTTCCTACGACAACCCTCATCCGGAGAAGGAGGCGCCGGTGAACATCGGCCTCGCCGCCTTCGACCTCCTGGAGGAGATCAAGGCCGCTGTCGAGAAGAGGTGCCCCGGCGTCGTCTCCTGCTCGGACATCCTCATCTACGCGGCCCGCGACGCGGCCAGCGTCCTCAGCAACGGCCACGTCCACTTCGCCGTCCCCGCCGGCCGCCTGGACGGCTTCGTCTCCAAGGCCGAGGAGGCCCAGGCGGAGCTCCCGGACTCCAACCAAGACGTGCAGCAGCTCATCGACAACTTCGCCAGGAAGAACTTCACGGTGGAGGAGCTCGTCATCCTCACCGGGGCGCACTCCATCGGCCAGGGCCACTGCTCGTCCTTCACCGGCCGCCTCTCCGAGCCATCGCAGCAGATCACCCCGGCGTACCGCGACCTGCTCAACTACAAGTGCTCCCAGGGGTCCAACCCGCCCGTGGACAACAACGTccgcgacgaggactacgacgtGGTGGCGAGGTTCATGCCGGGGTTCACCAGCCGGGTGCGCAAGATCCCCGACTTCCTGGACAACTCCTTCTACCACAACAACCTGGCCAAGATCGTCACCTTCCACTCCGACTGGACGCTGCTCACGCACAAGGAGGCGTTCGGCCAcgtcgtggagtacgccgagaacGCCACGCTATGGGACGAGGACTTCTCGGACTCGCTGCTCAAGCTCAGCAAGCTGCCCATGCCGAAAGGAAGCAAGGGAGAGATCAGGAAGAAGTGCAGCGTCGTTAACCACCGCTTATACTAA